The DNA segment AAATCAACTTATTACTTAAGAAGTGAAAGTCCAGATAGTGAAAAAGTAAATGTGGCAGATCGTTCTATAGAGTGCGAAGGTTGCCAGTAATATTGGAGATATATTATGCATAATAAACAATCATTACCAGAACTTACATTTAGAGGCATTGTATTAGGGAGTATTTTGACCATTATTTTTACTGCTTCTAATGTATATTTAGGTCTTAAAGTAGGACTTACCTTTTCTACTTCTATACCAGCTGTAGTTATTGCTATGGCTGTTTTGAAATTTTTTAAAGATTCGAATATTCTAGAGAATAATATGGTTCAAACTCAAGTATCAGCTGCAGGGACGCTTTCATCGGTAATTTTTGTAATCCCAGGGCTTTTTATATGTGGATATTGGGTAGAATTTCCTTTATGGTTAACTTTTATGCTTTGTCTTTGTGGTGGAGGTTTAGGTGTGCTCTTTACCATACCTTTAAGAAAGGCGATGGTTGTTGAAAGCAAACTAGCATATCCTGAAGGTAGGGCAGCAGCTGAAATTTTAAAAGTTGCTAATAAAGATCAAGCTGATAAAAAAGGTCGCAATGGATTAAAAGAAATTGCTTTGGGTGCTGTTTTAGCTTCTATTGTAAGTTTATTTTCAAGTGGGTTTAAGCTTATTGCTAGTGAAAGTAGTTTTGCTTTTATATGGAAAAAAATGGCATTTGGATTTTCTACGGGCTATTCTGTGGCATTATTGGGTGCAGGTTATTTAGTTGGTATGGCTGGTGGAGTGGCTTTATTTTGTGGAATGGTACTAGCTTGGATGATTTTTGTACCCTATTTTTCAATGAAAGAGAGCTTTGATGCTAGTTTAAGTGCTTTAGATATAGCAAATCAAGTTTGGGTTCAAAAAGTACGTTTAATAGGTACTGGAACTATAGCAGTAGCTGCTTTATGGACTTTGATTGAGCTTTCAAAGCCAGTATATGATGGTATGAAAAATATGCTTAGAAAAACTTCGCTTAGTTTTTCACAAGATCCCAAAGATACAGATTTATCCTTAAGGACAATAATAGGATTATTTATATTAATGAGTATAGGGTTATTTGTATCTTTTTTTACTTTTGTATCTGACTCTAATTTAATTTCTGCACATCAAATTATTTTTGCTTTAGTAGGAACCCTAATAGCTATTTTTATAGGGTTTTTTGTAGCTTCAGCTTGTGGTTATATGGCTGGTTTAGTTGGTTCATCATCATCTCCAATTTCAGGAATAGGACTTATAGGCATTATGGTGTCTTCTTTAATAATTCTATTAATAGGATATAAAATAGATTTATTTAGCAATCCTTTGACGGCTAAATTTGCGGTTGCTTTTGCAATTTTTACAACTAGTGTGATTTTAGCGACTGCAGCTATTTCAAATGATAATCTTCAAGATCTTAAGACTGGATATTTAGTAGGAGCAACTCCTTGGAAGCAACAAATTGCTTTAATTATAGGATGTGTTTTTGGAGCTTTAGCTATAGCTCCAGTTTTAAATTTATTATATCAAGCTTACGGATTTGTCGGTGCCATGCCAAGAGCAGGAATGAATGTTGATAATGCTTTGGCCGCTCCTCAGGCAAATTTAATGAGTACCATAGCTCAAGGAATTTTTAATGCAAATATCGAATGGAACTATATATTAATAGGAGCTTTTGTTGGAGTTTGTATTGTTATTACAGATCGTATATTTAGAATGAAAAATTTATCTTTACCTCCTCTAGCTGTTGGTATAGGTATATATTTACCTCCTGATGTAAATACACCTTTATTTATAGGTGGATTGATGGCTTATTTAATTAAAAAGCGTCTTGAGAAAAAGTATCATAAGAATATGCACCAAAAAGAATTAACACAAGAACGGGAGCAAAGAGGAGTCTTGTTTGCTTCAGGTTTGATAGTAGGAGAAAGTATTTTTGGAGTATTAATAGCAGGATTAACCGTGCTTTCTATTAGTAGAGGTGGAGCTGAAGACCCGCTTGCTATTACAAGTTCCTTCAAAGATGATGGAAGTATTGGTTTAATAGTATTTATAGCTGTGATGTTAATTTTTATAAGAAGAGTGCTTAAAAAATGAATATAGAATATTATTATGCTTTGATTTTAGGAATTATAGAAGGGCTGACTGAATTTTTGCCAGTTTCTTCCACTGGTCATATGATTTTAGGCGCAGAAATTTTACGCTTGGAGATTAATGATTTTTGGAGAAGTTTTTTTATTGTTATTCAATTAGGATCAATTTTAGCTGTGGTTTTTATTTTTAAAGATAAATTAACTCGTAAGATTGATATATGGTTAAAACTTGCTGTGGGATTTTTACCTGCAGGCGGAGTTGGTTTTATAGCATATAAATTTTTAAAAGAACTATTTAATGGATATACTGTAGCAACTATGCTTATTTTAGGAGGTATTGTTTTTATTATTGTAGAGTTAAAACACAGAAAAAAAGATTACAATATACACTCTTTAGATGAAGTGAGTTACAAACAGGCATTTTTAATAGGATTAACTCAAGCCCTTGCTATAATACCAGGCACTTCAAGAAGTGGTGCTAGTATTATAGGTGGATTATTGCTTGGTCTTGACCGAAAAGTTGCTTCTGAATTTTCATTTTTATTAGCAATTCCAACCATGATAGTTGCGACTTGTTATAGTATATACAAAGAGCCAGAAATTTTAAGTAATATAAATAATTTCATACCTATAGCTATAGGCTTTATAACAGCTTTTATAGTTGCTTTTGTGGTAATTAAGATATTTTTGAAACTCATTAGTAAAATTGATTTTATACCATTTGGAATTTATAGAATTATTTTAGGATTTATATTTTTATGGCTTTTTACAAGCGGTATGCTTGATATAACTAAAACTAGTATTTGATGTGATAAAATATAAACTTTTAAAAAAAATTAAGTTTTCATAGCTAAAATTATTTTTAAATTTTAAGTTAATCTTATGAAATTAAATAGACGATAAAGGTAAAAATGGTAAAAGATATCATAGCATATATAGACAATGAAGTTTTGATAGATACTCAAAGCTGTAATAATACAAATCTAACCCCAGTATTTTTTGATAATTCTAAAGAAAGTTTAGAAGTAATTCGTCATTCTTGTGCACACTTAATGGCCCAGGCTATTAAGAGTTTATATCCTGAAGCTAAATTTTTTGTTGGTCCTGTAATAGAAGATGGTTTTTATTATGATTTTAGAGTAGATAGTAAAATTTCAGATGAAGATCTAGTAAAGATCGAAAAAAAAATGAAAGAATTAGC comes from the Campylobacter insulaenigrae NCTC 12927 genome and includes:
- a CDS encoding undecaprenyl-diphosphate phosphatase; translated protein: MEYYYALILGIIEGLTEFLPVSSTGHMILGAEILRLEINDFWRSFFIVIQLGSILAVVFIFKDKLTRKIDIWLKLAVGFLPAGGVGFIAYKFLKELFNGYTVATMLILGGIVFIIVELKHRKKDYNIHSLDEVSYKQAFLIGLTQALAIIPGTSRSGASIIGGLLLGLDRKVASEFSFLLAIPTMIVATCYSIYKEPEILSNINNFIPIAIGFITAFIVAFVVIKIFLKLISKIDFIPFGIYRIILGFIFLWLFTSGMLDITKTSI
- a CDS encoding OPT family oligopeptide transporter, which translates into the protein MHNKQSLPELTFRGIVLGSILTIIFTASNVYLGLKVGLTFSTSIPAVVIAMAVLKFFKDSNILENNMVQTQVSAAGTLSSVIFVIPGLFICGYWVEFPLWLTFMLCLCGGGLGVLFTIPLRKAMVVESKLAYPEGRAAAEILKVANKDQADKKGRNGLKEIALGAVLASIVSLFSSGFKLIASESSFAFIWKKMAFGFSTGYSVALLGAGYLVGMAGGVALFCGMVLAWMIFVPYFSMKESFDASLSALDIANQVWVQKVRLIGTGTIAVAALWTLIELSKPVYDGMKNMLRKTSLSFSQDPKDTDLSLRTIIGLFILMSIGLFVSFFTFVSDSNLISAHQIIFALVGTLIAIFIGFFVASACGYMAGLVGSSSSPISGIGLIGIMVSSLIILLIGYKIDLFSNPLTAKFAVAFAIFTTSVILATAAISNDNLQDLKTGYLVGATPWKQQIALIIGCVFGALAIAPVLNLLYQAYGFVGAMPRAGMNVDNALAAPQANLMSTIAQGIFNANIEWNYILIGAFVGVCIVITDRIFRMKNLSLPPLAVGIGIYLPPDVNTPLFIGGLMAYLIKKRLEKKYHKNMHQKELTQEREQRGVLFASGLIVGESIFGVLIAGLTVLSISRGGAEDPLAITSSFKDDGSIGLIVFIAVMLIFIRRVLKK